A region of Methanocorpusculum labreanum Z DNA encodes the following proteins:
- a CDS encoding PINc/VapC family ATPase: MILVPDTSVVIDGRVTALIEKGEYRDATIIIPEAVFAELEAQANQGREIGFSGLAELQKLCVLAKQGRITLQYVGERPRLEQVKLAGGGEIDSMIRAVAIEHGATFLTSDYVQAEVARAKGLEVIYLKSETTDNFAPLQIDEFFDENTFAVYLKERVAPCARKGTIKESRLVQIREAPATEYELRAIAQECLERAKRHPDGFVEVEMPGVTVSQIGSMRITTTRPPFSDGIEVTVVRPTREVSFESYNYAAALKDRLKEGAGGMLIVGTPGSGKSTLEQNIAIYLGSQNFIVKTIESPRDLMVPDSITQYTSLDGSIAATGEVLTLLRPDYVIFDEMRRSEELSVFADLRLSGIKVIGGLHAKSALDAMIRLASLVDLNLIPQIVATMVFVKTGDISEIYNVSTGFGVPKALEQIGDPQIRPIVRLTNIITQETAAEAFRYEGEVMVTPAAGLSKVSPVVIPKAAPAPTLAPVAESKAPAPVSTVPEQSSQEERSAPPVHSMPTFEVTDDNPAWVVLEKEIQNEIRRFTEGDIVVRMITDTKAAVYIEDADVPAAIGKAGKNIAAVVSKVGVGIDVRPLSDLPGREVLFNDVPAPVSGSAGFKIKSEKKQLSIICPDYAGKIVDLFSGKEYLFTATVDDYGEIHLARNSSIAMEMIRRYGADEELKIRPVD, encoded by the coding sequence ATGATACTCGTACCTGATACCAGCGTCGTCATTGACGGCCGCGTTACCGCCCTGATCGAGAAAGGGGAATACCGTGACGCAACGATAATAATACCTGAAGCAGTCTTTGCCGAACTCGAGGCACAGGCGAATCAGGGCAGAGAGATAGGATTCTCCGGTCTTGCCGAGCTGCAGAAACTTTGTGTTCTAGCCAAACAGGGCAGGATCACTCTCCAATATGTCGGTGAAAGACCGAGACTGGAACAGGTCAAATTAGCTGGCGGCGGCGAGATCGATTCCATGATCCGGGCAGTCGCTATCGAACACGGCGCTACGTTCCTTACGAGTGACTATGTTCAGGCTGAGGTTGCAAGAGCGAAAGGACTCGAGGTCATCTATCTGAAGTCCGAAACAACGGACAACTTTGCTCCCCTTCAGATCGATGAGTTCTTTGACGAAAACACCTTTGCCGTGTACTTAAAAGAGCGTGTGGCTCCCTGCGCCCGCAAAGGTACGATCAAAGAATCCCGGCTTGTCCAGATCAGAGAGGCTCCGGCCACTGAATACGAGCTCCGTGCCATTGCTCAGGAATGCCTTGAGCGTGCCAAACGTCACCCTGACGGGTTTGTCGAGGTCGAGATGCCGGGGGTCACCGTATCCCAGATCGGCTCAATGCGGATCACAACGACCCGTCCGCCGTTTTCCGATGGAATCGAAGTAACGGTGGTCCGCCCTACACGCGAGGTCTCCTTTGAGTCCTATAATTATGCGGCGGCACTCAAGGACCGTCTTAAGGAAGGAGCAGGCGGTATGCTCATCGTTGGAACTCCTGGCTCCGGGAAATCCACGCTTGAACAGAACATCGCGATTTATCTCGGCAGTCAGAACTTCATCGTCAAGACGATCGAGTCTCCCCGCGATCTGATGGTCCCGGACAGTATTACGCAGTACACATCCCTTGACGGCAGTATCGCCGCCACCGGTGAAGTGCTGACTCTGCTTCGTCCGGATTATGTTATTTTTGACGAGATGCGCAGAAGCGAAGAACTTTCGGTCTTTGCCGATCTTCGTCTGTCCGGCATCAAAGTCATCGGCGGTCTGCACGCGAAATCGGCACTGGATGCAATGATCCGCCTTGCAAGCCTCGTCGATCTGAATCTGATCCCGCAGATCGTTGCTACGATGGTGTTTGTGAAGACAGGGGACATCTCTGAAATCTACAATGTCTCGACCGGATTCGGTGTCCCCAAAGCTCTTGAACAGATCGGCGACCCCCAGATCCGTCCGATCGTCAGGCTTACCAATATCATCACGCAGGAAACTGCCGCCGAAGCCTTCAGATATGAAGGAGAGGTCATGGTTACGCCAGCTGCGGGGCTCTCCAAAGTCAGTCCGGTTGTCATTCCAAAAGCCGCTCCCGCACCGACCCTGGCTCCTGTTGCCGAATCAAAAGCACCAGCCCCGGTTTCGACTGTTCCTGAGCAGTCCTCCCAAGAGGAGCGCTCGGCGCCGCCGGTTCACAGCATGCCGACCTTTGAGGTCACCGATGACAATCCGGCATGGGTCGTTTTGGAAAAGGAGATCCAGAATGAGATCCGCCGGTTTACCGAAGGCGATATCGTTGTCCGCATGATCACCGATACGAAAGCTGCTGTTTATATCGAAGATGCTGACGTTCCTGCGGCTATCGGCAAAGCCGGCAAAAACATCGCTGCCGTAGTCAGCAAAGTTGGTGTCGGGATCGATGTCCGTCCGCTAAGCGATCTACCGGGACGGGAGGTCCTCTTCAATGACGTCCCGGCGCCCGTCAGCGGGTCTGCCGGATTTAAGATCAAGAGCGAGAAGAAACAGTTATCCATCATCTGTCCGGATTATGCAGGTAAAATCGTAGACCTTTTCTCAGGAAAGGAGTACCTGTTTACTGCAACTGTTGATGATTACGGTGAAATTCATCTCGCACGAAACTCAAGTATCGCTATGGAAATGATACGGCGCTACGGTGCCGATGAGGAACTGAAGATCCGTCCCGTCGATTAA
- the hisI gene encoding phosphoribosyl-AMP cyclohydrolase: protein MPDLFPSLKYHDGLIPVIVQDAKTLQVLMFAFANEEAVSLTRSTGYAHYFSRSRNKLWKKGEESGHLQKIVRICVDCDEDCLLYLVEQTGCACHEGYASCFFRTMEGEVILPRLKDPADIYSR, encoded by the coding sequence ATGCCTGACCTTTTCCCTTCACTCAAATACCATGACGGACTCATCCCGGTGATCGTCCAGGATGCAAAGACCCTCCAGGTCCTCATGTTTGCTTTTGCGAATGAAGAGGCCGTTTCTCTGACCCGCTCAACCGGCTATGCCCACTACTTCAGCCGTTCGAGAAACAAACTCTGGAAAAAAGGCGAGGAGTCGGGCCACCTGCAAAAGATCGTCCGTATCTGTGTCGACTGCGATGAGGATTGTCTGTTGTATCTGGTTGAACAGACCGGGTGTGCCTGCCATGAAGGATACGCCAGTTGTTTTTTTAGAACGATGGAAGGCGAGGTGATTCTTCCAAGATTGAAGGATCCGGCAGATATCTACTCAAGGTGA
- a CDS encoding class I SAM-dependent methyltransferase, producing MGWQTDYQARGSLWAGASYLLPEIPENALILETGCGNGKTLRSLGQNAVGIDISSAAVQLAGSSALVGDVRSLPFNDSVFDIIFCWHVLGHLSFSERKTAAEEMLRVLKPEGVLYFKDFSRNDFRYGKGTEIEPSSFLRGDGIVTHYFEPEELISLFGPSDLSTVSWNLRIKGVNNRREEILLSHKKTNSE from the coding sequence ATGGGGTGGCAGACCGATTATCAGGCACGCGGGTCTCTGTGGGCAGGGGCATCCTATCTCCTGCCCGAGATCCCGGAAAATGCTCTTATCCTTGAGACCGGATGCGGCAATGGAAAGACGCTTCGTTCACTTGGCCAAAATGCGGTCGGAATCGATATTTCATCTGCCGCCGTCCAGCTTGCCGGCTCATCGGCTCTGGTTGGAGATGTCCGTTCTCTTCCGTTCAACGATTCTGTCTTTGATATCATTTTCTGCTGGCATGTTCTCGGTCATCTTTCATTTTCGGAAAGGAAAACAGCGGCAGAGGAGATGCTCCGCGTCCTAAAACCTGAGGGTGTGTTATATTTCAAAGATTTTTCCAGAAACGATTTCCGGTATGGAAAAGGGACCGAGATCGAGCCGTCGTCATTTCTGCGGGGCGACGGGATCGTTACGCATTATTTCGAACCTGAGGAACTCATCTCTCTTTTCGGTCCTTCCGATCTCTCCACAGTCTCATGGAATCTTCGGATAAAAGGCGTGAACAACCGCCGGGAAGAGATTCTCTTATCTCATAAAAAAACCAACAGTGAATAA
- the hisF gene encoding imidazole glycerol phosphate synthase subunit HisF: MGLTRRIIPCLDLKAGRVVKGVNFEGLRDAGDPVELASRYNEQGADEVVFLDIAASKDNRDTMIDVIGRAADELFLPLTVGGGIRTVKDIQDILRAGADKVSLNTSAVKTPDVINEGSHLFGNQCIVLAEDVRRNYEMRDGVTPIHLADGRVCWYEVVIYGGSQRTGIDAVSWAQEGVKRGAGEILLTSMETDGVKTGFDLEITAAISENVDVPVIASGGVGTLEHFYDGFVKGKADACLAASVFHYGEMTIRSVKEYLASRGVLVRL, from the coding sequence ATGGGACTTACCCGGCGAATCATTCCCTGTCTTGATCTGAAAGCAGGAAGGGTAGTAAAGGGCGTAAATTTTGAAGGGCTTCGCGATGCAGGTGATCCTGTCGAGCTCGCCTCACGATATAATGAACAGGGTGCCGATGAGGTCGTATTTCTGGATATTGCGGCCTCGAAGGACAATCGCGATACGATGATCGACGTGATCGGCCGGGCTGCCGATGAGCTGTTTCTTCCGTTGACGGTCGGCGGCGGGATTCGTACGGTCAAAGATATTCAGGATATTCTGCGTGCCGGCGCCGATAAGGTAAGTCTGAACACGTCTGCGGTAAAAACTCCTGACGTAATCAACGAAGGATCACATCTGTTCGGGAATCAATGTATCGTTCTTGCCGAAGATGTCCGGAGAAATTATGAGATGCGGGACGGCGTGACCCCGATCCATCTCGCAGACGGGAGAGTCTGCTGGTATGAAGTGGTCATCTACGGTGGCAGCCAGCGGACCGGCATCGATGCGGTCTCCTGGGCGCAGGAAGGTGTCAAAAGAGGTGCCGGCGAGATCCTTCTCACATCGATGGAAACAGACGGCGTCAAGACCGGTTTCGATTTGGAGATCACCGCAGCCATCTCGGAAAATGTCGATGTTCCGGTGATCGCATCCGGTGGGGTCGGGACCCTTGAACATTTTTACGACGGCTTTGTGAAAGGAAAAGCTGATGCATGCCTTGCGGCAAGTGTCTTCCATTACGGAGAGATGACGATCCGATCCGTGAAGGAGTATTTGGCTTCCCGGGGCGTTTTGGTCCGGTTGTAA
- a CDS encoding patatin-like phospholipase family protein — MYSAGLIFEGGGMRGAYTTGVIDAFLDNDLEFSRCYGVSVGACNAASFLAKQRRRAYRVTTDYIGDKRYCSLRNLLTTGNLFGPEMLYHTIPEKLDPYDYDTFSRYAGILSVVVTNCETGEAEYFHLKNMREEVNVLQASSSLPLLAKPVLINGAEYLDGGVADSIPLQRSIDDGNVKNVIVLTQDITYRKKPMKIVPLLKIFYRKYPHLVDQLATRHLRYNQTLDLLAQEESACRAFVLRPQKPVNIGRVETNKTKLAALYDDGYRDTIARMDDLKAFLEK; from the coding sequence ATGTATTCTGCAGGCTTGATTTTCGAAGGGGGCGGAATGCGCGGCGCCTATACGACAGGGGTTATCGATGCATTTCTGGATAATGATCTGGAGTTTTCCCGTTGTTACGGCGTCTCGGTTGGGGCCTGCAATGCCGCATCGTTCCTCGCAAAACAGCGCAGAAGGGCATATCGGGTAACGACCGATTATATTGGAGATAAACGGTACTGTAGTCTTCGAAATCTTTTGACGACAGGAAATCTCTTCGGTCCGGAAATGCTCTATCATACCATTCCGGAAAAGCTTGATCCGTATGATTATGATACGTTTTCCAGATATGCTGGAATACTGTCTGTTGTCGTTACCAACTGTGAAACAGGCGAAGCTGAATATTTTCATCTGAAAAATATGCGTGAAGAGGTGAATGTTCTTCAGGCATCGAGTTCTCTCCCTCTCCTTGCAAAACCAGTTTTGATCAACGGAGCAGAATATCTTGACGGCGGGGTTGCTGATTCGATTCCTTTGCAGCGTTCTATCGATGACGGAAACGTCAAAAATGTTATTGTCTTAACACAGGACATCACCTATCGAAAAAAGCCGATGAAGATCGTTCCCCTTTTGAAAATCTTCTATAGAAAATATCCGCATCTTGTCGATCAGCTTGCGACGCGTCACCTCCGATATAATCAGACGCTGGATCTTCTGGCACAAGAGGAATCTGCCTGCCGGGCTTTTGTCCTCCGGCCCCAAAAACCGGTGAACATCGGCAGAGTCGAGACGAACAAAACAAAGCTCGCTGCTCTTTATGATGACGGATATCGGGATACAATTGCCAGAATGGATGATCTGAAAGCGTTTCTGGAAAAGTAA
- a CDS encoding patatin-like phospholipase family protein, translating to MYSAGLIFEGGGMRGAYTAGVIDALIDNKLEFSSCYGVSSGACHCASYLSKQHGRAYRTMTDYIDDKRYFSYWNLLTKGDLIGPEMLYHTIPEELDPFDYDEYNRYPGKFFSVVTNCETGEAEYLQVKIMQEDVEMIHASSSLPILAKKVKVGENYYFDGGISDSIPIERSIADGNTKNVLVLTQAAGYQKKPDKTVPVLRIAYAKYPKMVDMVATRHIRYNEALKVVDREEKAGRAFIIRPQKPVEVSRMDFNMKRIAPFYEEGYQETVDVIDDLIAFLEK from the coding sequence ATGTATTCTGCTGGTTTGATCTTCGAAGGGGGCGGGATGCGCGGCGCCTATACGGCCGGGGTCATCGATGCGCTGATCGATAATAAACTGGAATTCAGCTCATGCTATGGTGTTTCATCCGGTGCCTGTCATTGTGCGAGCTATCTCTCCAAACAGCACGGGAGAGCCTACCGGACCATGACCGACTATATCGACGATAAACGATACTTCAGTTACTGGAATCTGCTTACCAAAGGAGATCTTATCGGTCCGGAAATGCTCTATCATACGATTCCTGAAGAGCTTGACCCGTTCGATTACGATGAATACAACAGATATCCGGGAAAATTTTTCAGCGTGGTGACAAACTGCGAAACGGGAGAGGCAGAGTATCTCCAGGTAAAGATCATGCAGGAGGATGTGGAGATGATTCATGCATCCAGCTCCCTCCCGATCCTTGCGAAAAAAGTCAAAGTCGGCGAGAACTATTACTTCGACGGTGGGATATCCGATTCAATTCCCATCGAACGCTCCATTGCCGACGGCAATACGAAAAACGTTCTCGTTCTGACACAGGCTGCAGGTTATCAAAAAAAGCCGGATAAAACCGTGCCTGTTTTGAGAATTGCCTACGCCAAGTATCCGAAGATGGTCGATATGGTTGCGACCCGCCATATCCGGTATAATGAAGCATTGAAAGTTGTAGACAGGGAAGAAAAAGCCGGCAGAGCATTTATTATTCGTCCACAAAAGCCGGTCGAGGTCTCCAGAATGGACTTCAACATGAAGAGAATCGCTCCATTCTATGAAGAAGGGTATCAGGAGACAGTGGACGTAATTGATGATCTGATCGCATTTCTGGAGAAGTGA
- a CDS encoding adenosylhomocysteinase, whose product MTSSGELKIQWASQYMPVLSAIKKRFEEEKPLKGQRIGMALHVEAKTACLVRTLQAGGAEVYITGCNPLSTQDDVAEALSAGGIACYAKRGCNTEEYYAAIDKVLDAKPTLTIDDGMDLINRVHLDRRDALPQIIGACEETTTGIHRLKAMQAEGKLEFPVLSVNDTPMKHYFDNVHGTGESALASIMLTTNVLIAGKHVVVAGYGYCGRGVATKARALGARVIVTEVDPRRALQAHFDGFDVMSMNDAAKVGDLFITTTGNCDIITDHHFPLLKSGAILANAGHFNNEISIPWLETHASSVEHRDGIDTYLIGDKKIHLLAEGRLVNLATPKGMGHPIEVMDLSFAVQALGVEYMAKNGKNLSAGVHDIPSEIDEYIARLKLAAVGATIDELSCGQKEYMCSWNHGT is encoded by the coding sequence ATGACAAGCTCGGGCGAACTGAAAATACAGTGGGCTTCCCAGTATATGCCGGTCTTATCGGCGATCAAAAAACGCTTTGAAGAGGAGAAACCTCTCAAAGGTCAAAGGATAGGAATGGCTCTGCATGTTGAGGCAAAGACGGCATGTCTTGTCAGAACGCTTCAGGCAGGCGGGGCCGAGGTGTATATTACCGGCTGCAATCCGCTTTCCACACAGGATGACGTGGCTGAGGCTCTTTCAGCAGGCGGCATCGCCTGTTATGCGAAGAGAGGCTGCAATACCGAGGAGTATTATGCGGCGATCGATAAAGTGCTGGATGCAAAACCAACCCTGACCATCGATGACGGTATGGATCTGATCAACAGAGTTCATCTTGACAGAAGAGACGCGCTCCCGCAGATCATCGGGGCATGCGAAGAAACAACAACGGGTATCCACCGGCTGAAGGCAATGCAGGCTGAAGGAAAACTCGAGTTTCCGGTTTTATCGGTGAACGACACACCGATGAAGCATTACTTCGACAATGTTCACGGAACCGGCGAAAGTGCTCTCGCCTCGATCATGCTGACGACAAACGTCCTGATTGCCGGAAAACACGTTGTTGTTGCCGGATACGGATACTGCGGGAGAGGCGTCGCCACCAAAGCACGCGCTCTTGGAGCACGGGTCATCGTCACGGAAGTCGATCCTCGCCGGGCCCTTCAGGCACACTTCGACGGTTTTGACGTGATGAGTATGAATGACGCGGCAAAAGTCGGCGATCTCTTCATCACGACGACCGGAAACTGCGATATCATTACTGACCATCACTTCCCTCTGTTAAAATCCGGAGCGATCCTCGCAAATGCCGGCCATTTCAACAATGAGATCTCCATTCCCTGGCTCGAAACTCATGCATCGTCGGTTGAACACCGCGACGGAATCGACACCTACCTCATTGGAGACAAAAAGATCCACCTCCTAGCAGAAGGAAGACTGGTCAATCTCGCGACGCCGAAAGGAATGGGACACCCGATCGAAGTCATGGACCTGAGTTTTGCAGTCCAGGCGCTTGGCGTCGAATACATGGCAAAGAACGGCAAAAATTTGTCAGCGGGCGTTCACGACATCCCTTCAGAGATTGATGAATATATTGCCCGGCTAAAACTGGCGGCTGTAGGCGCAACGATCGATGAGCTCTCCTGCGGTCAAAAAGAGTATATGTGCTCGTGGAACCACGGCACATAA
- a CDS encoding DnaJ C-terminal domain-containing protein translates to MGDSHYDTLGVAENATPEMIKKAYVALVKEFHPDHAGESEDKQQEYNERLLEIMAAYEVLGNPETKAAYDAERADVPIFSTQPRGKKMSGMPTKSGDIETDYPISMTIAAYGKGKIPMKVAGEKVVIKVYPGVRRYRIANKGVPVEGKPRGDLYVNLKVIPEDNWEIDDATNDLICRLQIPPKIAEQGGVIPLTLLFNKTIKITVPAGVKTGDRFAPPEGKGLGVLSPKKKGNIIIEVEVAKKKGLFGLFG, encoded by the coding sequence ATGGGCGATTCCCACTATGATACGCTCGGCGTAGCAGAAAATGCAACGCCGGAAATGATAAAAAAAGCCTATGTTGCTCTCGTAAAAGAGTTCCATCCAGATCACGCGGGTGAAAGCGAGGATAAACAGCAGGAGTACAACGAGCGCCTGCTCGAAATAATGGCCGCATATGAGGTTCTCGGCAATCCGGAAACCAAGGCCGCCTACGACGCCGAACGTGCCGATGTTCCCATTTTCTCCACTCAGCCCCGTGGCAAAAAAATGTCGGGAATGCCGACAAAAAGCGGCGATATCGAAACGGATTATCCGATATCCATGACGATCGCCGCATATGGAAAAGGCAAGATCCCGATGAAGGTCGCGGGTGAAAAGGTCGTCATCAAAGTCTATCCCGGGGTCAGACGATACAGAATTGCTAACAAAGGGGTGCCTGTCGAAGGAAAACCCCGGGGGGATCTGTATGTGAATCTCAAAGTTATTCCTGAAGATAACTGGGAGATCGATGATGCAACAAACGATCTGATCTGCCGTCTGCAGATCCCTCCGAAAATCGCAGAACAGGGCGGCGTGATCCCTCTTACCCTGCTGTTTAATAAAACCATTAAGATCACTGTTCCTGCGGGTGTAAAAACCGGAGACCGTTTTGCACCGCCGGAAGGAAAAGGACTTGGCGTTTTGTCTCCGAAGAAGAAAGGCAATATCATCATCGAGGTTGAAGTTGCAAAGAAAAAAGGTCTCTTTGGCCTTTTTGGATGA
- a CDS encoding methanogenesis marker 12 protein: MYIGVDHGTTSLRFATETGKHLKISREAAKSFELSALEKICPVNEIEGFAVCYSMGDNFSKITPIAQLKNRGVITRDGAGEHIGGGTRVFDVIKESGIPAMVIPGIHRGSDTDPRFKVYSHQTSPEKLGIAYLAKQTLHDTFIVSDISSNTVSLLVANGKIVGAFDACVFAPGTQHGALDVDAIRKIDEGECTANEAFTTAGVSYHLEEKYQKPAIAMWAAMECASLLLLSREAPIALAGSLAPELAEEISALLQKPVIVYNEWAASEGLALMARDIFNGAKQILGISVIQTPK, translated from the coding sequence ATGTATATCGGAGTCGACCACGGGACAACGTCTCTTCGGTTCGCAACAGAAACCGGAAAACATCTGAAAATATCCCGGGAGGCGGCTAAAAGTTTTGAACTTTCGGCTCTGGAAAAGATCTGCCCTGTCAACGAGATAGAAGGATTCGCTGTATGCTATTCAATGGGAGATAATTTTTCCAAAATAACACCTATTGCTCAGCTGAAAAACCGGGGAGTCATCACGCGTGACGGTGCCGGAGAACATATAGGCGGAGGGACGCGGGTTTTCGATGTCATAAAAGAATCGGGAATTCCCGCAATGGTCATTCCGGGCATTCACCGCGGATCCGATACCGACCCCAGATTCAAAGTGTATTCCCATCAGACAAGTCCGGAAAAACTCGGGATAGCCTACCTTGCAAAACAGACGCTTCACGACACGTTTATCGTGTCGGATATCAGTTCCAACACCGTGTCTCTTCTCGTTGCGAACGGAAAAATTGTCGGGGCATTCGACGCATGCGTCTTCGCACCGGGAACCCAGCACGGAGCACTCGATGTTGATGCAATCAGAAAAATCGATGAGGGAGAGTGTACCGCAAATGAAGCGTTTACGACGGCGGGCGTCTCATATCATCTCGAGGAAAAATATCAAAAGCCGGCGATCGCCATGTGGGCCGCGATGGAATGCGCCTCGCTTCTTCTTCTTTCACGCGAGGCTCCAATTGCCTTGGCAGGCAGTCTCGCACCGGAATTGGCCGAAGAAATATCCGCATTGCTGCAAAAACCAGTCATCGTGTACAACGAATGGGCAGCATCCGAAGGACTTGCGCTTATGGCACGGGATATCTTTAACGGGGCAAAACAGATTCTTGGAATTTCAGTGATACAGACCCCCAAATAA
- a CDS encoding pyruvate ferredoxin oxidoreductase subunit gamma has protein sequence MRELRIHGRGGQGSVTAAELIATAAFTAGVYSQAFPAFGVERRGAPVQAFVRFSDEKIRLRSQIYEPDYIIVQDSTLIRDVNVFAGMSEGGIAIINTEKDGAGYDLPKGVKLITIDATKVALEEIGLPITNTTLMGAFAAASGEITLEALEGAIKERFDAKLADSNIAAAKRAYAMVKEGRV, from the coding sequence ATGAGAGAACTACGCATCCACGGAAGAGGTGGACAGGGCTCGGTGACGGCTGCAGAATTAATAGCGACGGCAGCATTCACCGCAGGCGTCTATTCACAGGCATTCCCGGCATTTGGCGTTGAACGCCGCGGAGCCCCCGTGCAGGCATTTGTGCGGTTCAGCGATGAAAAAATCCGCCTCAGAAGTCAGATTTATGAACCGGACTACATCATCGTTCAGGACAGCACGCTGATCCGCGATGTGAATGTATTTGCAGGCATGTCGGAAGGCGGAATTGCCATTATCAACACAGAAAAAGATGGGGCAGGATACGATCTTCCAAAAGGAGTAAAACTGATCACCATTGATGCAACAAAGGTTGCCCTTGAAGAAATAGGACTTCCCATCACCAATACTACCCTGATGGGAGCATTTGCTGCCGCAAGCGGCGAGATCACCCTCGAAGCTCTTGAAGGAGCAATCAAAGAGCGATTCGACGCGAAACTTGCAGACAGCAATATCGCCGCAGCAAAACGTGCATATGCGATGGTAAAGGAGGGACGCGTATAA
- a CDS encoding 4Fe-4S binding protein, with the protein MALGIGCTARPGNSRNNKTGSWRVFYPVMDTEKCTKCGTCQLICPEGCINQNPDKTYSIDLDFCKGCGMCAEECPDKAKAIHMVKEEK; encoded by the coding sequence ATGGCTCTTGGAATTGGATGCACGGCACGCCCGGGCAACAGCAGAAACAACAAAACCGGTTCATGGAGAGTATTCTACCCAGTAATGGACACGGAAAAATGTACAAAATGTGGAACATGTCAGCTGATCTGTCCAGAAGGTTGTATCAATCAGAATCCTGACAAAACCTATTCTATCGATCTTGACTTCTGTAAAGGATGCGGCATGTGCGCCGAGGAATGTCCTGACAAAGCTAAGGCTATCCACATGGTTAAGGAGGAAAAATAA
- a CDS encoding transketolase C-terminal domain-containing protein: protein MTMEIMEGSIAIAETVRLCRPQVISAYPITPQTHIVEGLASIVADGRLDAEYICVESEFSALSACIGASAAGSRVYSATTSQGLALMGEVVFNAAGMRLPIVMGIANRAISAPLSIWNDQQDSIMMRDSGWIQLYAEDNQEAIDMHILAYKVCEDHNILLPAFVCFDGFILSHVYEPIDLPSQELVDSFLGPFNPYQKLDAKDPISFGMYATPEYYLEFRYEHDQAVKRAAEAIKKYGKEFGEVFGRDYSELVVGYKLEDAETAIVAMGSICGTVKDAIDEMRAEGKKVGLLNLRCFRPFPSTDVAKALAHVNTIAVLDKNVSLGAKGAVAIEIKEACYGSNIPIYDYILGLGGRDVRKRDIKKIVELAEKGEGDMFYGLREEVL, encoded by the coding sequence ATGACGATGGAAATTATGGAGGGTTCGATCGCGATCGCAGAAACCGTACGTCTCTGCAGACCACAGGTTATCTCCGCATATCCGATCACCCCGCAGACCCACATCGTCGAAGGACTGGCGTCGATCGTGGCTGATGGAAGACTTGACGCAGAATACATCTGTGTGGAGTCTGAGTTTTCCGCTCTCTCGGCATGCATCGGTGCCTCGGCAGCCGGAAGCAGAGTCTATTCGGCAACGACATCCCAGGGTCTCGCACTGATGGGAGAGGTCGTGTTCAACGCAGCAGGAATGAGACTGCCGATCGTTATGGGTATCGCAAACCGCGCGATTTCCGCACCGCTCTCGATCTGGAACGACCAGCAGGATTCAATCATGATGAGAGACTCCGGATGGATCCAGCTCTATGCAGAAGACAACCAGGAGGCAATCGACATGCACATCCTCGCATACAAAGTCTGCGAAGACCACAACATTCTGCTCCCGGCTTTCGTTTGTTTCGACGGATTTATTCTGTCCCATGTATATGAGCCGATCGACCTCCCCTCGCAGGAACTCGTTGACTCATTCCTCGGACCGTTCAACCCCTATCAGAAACTGGATGCAAAGGATCCGATCTCCTTTGGTATGTATGCAACACCGGAATACTATCTGGAGTTCAGATACGAACATGATCAGGCGGTCAAACGTGCGGCCGAAGCCATTAAAAAATACGGAAAAGAGTTCGGCGAAGTTTTCGGCCGCGACTACTCGGAGCTAGTCGTCGGTTACAAACTTGAAGATGCCGAAACCGCAATAGTTGCAATGGGTTCCATCTGCGGTACCGTCAAAGACGCGATCGATGAGATGCGTGCAGAAGGAAAGAAAGTCGGACTCTTGAATCTCCGCTGCTTCCGTCCGTTCCCGTCAACCGATGTTGCAAAGGCTCTCGCCCATGTCAACACCATCGCAGTTCTCGATAAAAACGTCAGTCTGGGTGCAAAAGGGGCAGTCGCAATCGAAATCAAGGAAGCCTGCTACGGATCGAACATACCGATCTACGATTATATCCTTGGTCTCGGCGGCCGCGACGTACGAAAGAGAGACATCAAAAAGATCGTCGAACTCGCAGAAAAAGGCGAGGGCGATATGTTCTATGGATTACGCGAGGAGGTGCTCTGA